The following DNA comes from Neurospora crassa OR74A mitochondrion, complete genome.
TTTTAGGAGCCTCCGGCTCCTAAAAATTAGGAGCGCCCCTCCCCTTCCCCACCCCCCCCCCCCCTGCAGTACTGCAGGGTGGGGACCCTGCAGTACTGCAGGGGGCGAAGTGGGTTATTTTTTTTTTTTTTTTTTAATTTTTTCTCGGCTACGCTAGCCGAAGGCTCGCTTCGCTTATTTTTTTTAGCTTCCCCCCCTGCAGTACTGCAGGGCGGGGGGACGGCTAAAAAAAAATTAAGCAAAGCCGAAGGCTGAAAGCCTTCGCTAGCCCAAAAAAAAATTGGCTGGCGAAGCTTGCCTCAATAGCATTTTTTCTTAAAAAGCCAAAAAATTAGCCTCCCACTTCTAAACCCCCCCCCCCGCAAGCTTGCGGGGGGGGGGGTTTGTTAGGAGGCCCCTTTTTAGTTAGTCCATGACTGAGGAGCGTCATTATATTTATCATTTAAATCTGGGTAGTTTAAAGGTAAAACCTTAATTTCATACATTAAAGATGAGAATTCGATTTTCTCCCCAGGTTCGCGTGCGCACTATGGAGGGGAAGGGCACTGATCGAGTAGGACCAGAGCTTTCCTTATTTAAATCTCCAACTAAATTTCTTCATTCTTTATGATAATAATGACTATACTGTCTTTATTACTTTCTAATGCCGTTACTTTAAGACGAGATATTTCCATACTTTTTAATAGAATTGTGATTATAGCATTAATTTATTGTATTTTGCATGATACAATGAGTTTATCTATTATAAGTAAAGGGGTAGGTTTACATGGAGGTTTACTTCATATAACCAATATAACACAAGTATTCCAAATATTTATTTTTTTGATTAGTATATTAATATTACAATTAACAAGTTTCGATCCCATAAAAAAATTTTATATTATGAGACATCCTAGGTTTATTAATAAGTGGCCTAGAGCTATAGGATATTCAATACCATTATCTTCAATACAAGCAGTGTTGAAGGATTACCTTTTTAAAATTCAAGGGTTTAACAAAGAACATCTTAAAATAATAGAATACCCTTTAATTTTATTATTTGTTATTTGCGGAGCAGTATTTTTAATGTCAACAAATGATTTAGTTTCTATTTTTCTTTCTATAGAGTTACAAAGCTACGGATTATATATATTAAGTACTATTTATAGAAATTCCGAATTATCTACCACAGGTGGTTTAATTTATTTTTTATTAGGTGGCTTTAGCTCCTGCTTTATTTTATTAGGTGCAAGTTTACTATATGCAAATTCAGGTACTACAAGTTTGGATGGTTTATATATAATTAATAGTATTAGTGACGTAAATGATAACATGACTTCATGATACAAATCATATTATTTAAATTTTTCTTTACTCATATTTAGTGTAGGATTCTTATTTAAAGTTTCAGCAGCACCTTTCCATTTTTGATCTCCTGACGTCTATGACGCTATCCCTACAATAGTAACAACATTTGTGGCAATTATAGCCAAAATTTCTATTTTTATCCTTTTGCTAGAATTAGTTTATCATACAAATAATTATCTATCAGAATTTAGCTGAATCTATGGACTACTAGTCAGTTCTTTTCTTTCCTTAATAATAGGAACTGTTGTAGGTTTAACACAGTTTAGAATTAAAAGATTGCTTGCATATAGTACAATCTCTCATCTAGGTTTTATTTTATTAGCTTTAAGTGTTTCCACACAAAGTGTGGAGTCCACACAAGCATTTATATTTTATTTAATACAATATTCTTTTAGTAATTTAAATGTGTTTATTATATTAATTACTATAGGATTCTCTTTATATGGTTATGTTTGAAATAATAAAGAGTATAAAAATCTACTAGATATAAATAATTCACCTGTACAATTAATTAGTCAATTGAAAGGGTATTTCTATCTAAACCCTTTATTGTCTTTAAGTTTAGCTATTACTATCTTTTCTTTTGCGGGTATTCCGCCTCTTGTAGGGTTTTTTGCCAAACAGATGGTATTGAGTGCTGCTTTAGATAATGGCTATAT
Coding sequences within:
- a CDS encoding NADH dehydrogenase subunit 2 yields the protein MIIMTILSLLLSNAVTLRRDISILFNRIVIIALIYCILHDTMSLSIISKGVGLHGGLLHITNITQVFQIFIFLISILILQLTSFDPIKKFYIMRHPRFINKWPRAIGYSIPLSSIQAVLKDYLFKIQGFNKEHLKIIEYPLILLFVICGAVFLMSTNDLVSIFLSIELQSYGLYILSTIYRNSELSTTGGLIYFLLGGFSSCFILLGASLLYANSGTTSLDGLYIINSISDVNDNMTSWYKSYYLNFSLLIFSVGFLFKVSAAPFHFWSPDVYDAIPTIVTTFVAIIAKISIFILLLELVYHTNNYLSEFSWIYGLLVSSFLSLIIGTVVGLTQFRIKRLLAYSTISHLGFILLALSVSTQSVESTQAFIFYLIQYSFSNLNVFIILITIGFSLYGYVWNNKEYKNLLDINNSPVQLISQLKGYFYLNPLLSLSLAITIFSFAGIPPLVGFFAKQMVLSAALDNGYIFLSLIAILTSVVGAVYYLNIIKEIFFYSPGHKLKTVDVENTWPFPVKRDLKLNDSNAFSISYDRYTVSSPLSSGYTISSPFSITISIITIVILLFIFMNKEWLSMGTIMVQVLFST